The Candidozyma auris chromosome 1, complete sequence genome includes a region encoding these proteins:
- the HSL1 gene encoding protein kinase, producing MASIVHKSTEFSSHPSTANVDKVVESVTNATKRLSQISTTTNNSNKKRKTQNRIGPWKLGRTLGRGSTGRVRLAKNVDTGKLAAVKIVPKSNFKKLENPKYKSSDATKLPYGIEREIIIMKLISHPNIMGLHNVWENKNDLYLILEYIEGGELFDYLIKRGRLSEYEAINYFKQIIHGIGYLHQFNICHRDLKPENLLLDFNKNIKIADFGMAALQVNEKLLETSCGSPHYASPEIVAGKNYHGAPSDIWSCGIILFALLTGHLPFDDADIRKLLMKVQNGKFIMPTSLSWEAKDLISRMLHVNPAERIQIRDILKHPLLTKYPDPHSLSSKSANDLILHSNIRPISSKDKIDKEILRNLCILFHNCEEEHIINCLLAPKRSPEKMFYYLLMKYRNEHLSSSPSNYAADDDEEANQGEDIPRSGSVVKITTTDSDGRSQTSVKKVARSTSLASSISTKSRKRPLTNVTNKTFTASNARNKRATSRPASRNASSRSLQSKHRVLSSHNQNISKPLKMEDAKLISRTVTPHANQLNTLAASEDKENIIEHPVQNFKKARKQESVIRDGTILQFQRICQEVFGSDVDHKSVYDMTLTKDKRNLTKDTIHKLEVLNNRMSKASLVLPKLPKTPSATSHLDVVKEPKLKNTSNNLSSIERKEKELAASVQKNNDERESMFKKRDLQLEKTNKERMRQSLLLKEKSKEASRIINHNASQRVLSEPNHAFSLDPKSSLLRAKTLASRTPTLLANSRQDKNAIVLQRLGIEVVQPRKLSSSSSSFVKTSTSKDLAAALRSNSPNLGGDNAIDLNKTLPEINQERTLSSIRSSASSNTKDNASKHSGPKQGDQLSVKSFSTKNKSKEEAITKRSSDTTSADPDLTRMSVRTHHDLIPNPRFSKFSFNEIIKANTDPVENTILEATRSLGTVKRSARQPLNTKQGNGLIRKSPTRDLEGLGIILDANSAEVSKDESRFSGEKNFVSMNVSDDEPTSHCTTLQKDAISVTEASDFSGGEEFDLSDQAVKLGHDTDAQRFSADDSWSHSDESANLEENKAGPASSRKTSRDTLVGDGVERSWSHKSHNTLLPEELSSHGNQSKRHSNSVDDSKKSEFGPQNARNNVLDTSSLAENTHASLLGREEFMSESNGQDFRTEPFSIENKSQIDQGGSQKSDTHSLADDGIEEIDDKVSLETTSKSLNRQRRDTVGSLRRSAASTQIFSTLHMKEAATQETPPVVEPDHVKHEAPSGSNTPVFGQLPLGVSAKSQEPNPKKWSLMPKRKAPSVPGDDGVKEKSRGHNRFSGISLYSNAKRFVAPKSDDSPKSPSGAGWFKRFFMSLSKGSDKDANDGEVSKANKNMHIIDTSLDSNDLMRVIKNQLKVKEVEGSVTNVDVDEEFALISGVVPSRYARGRKLHFKIEVIDLVNSSSLHLQKVKGSKTGFRNLVQVVDFVIKSEEDAVKHGKVKSTH from the coding sequence ATGGCCTCCATAGTCCACAAGTCCACGGAGTTCTCGTCGCATCCTTCCACTGCCAACGTCGACAAGGTGGTGGAGCTGGTGACGAACGCCACCAAGAGATTATCTCAGATTTCCACCACGACAAACAActcaaacaaaaagagaaaaacGCAGAACCGCATCGGGCCCTGGAAACTCGGCAGAACCTTGGGGAGAGGGTCCACGGGAAGAGTACGTCTCGCTAAGAACGTGGATACCGGCAAATTGGCGGCGGTGAAGATAGTGCCCAAGCtgaacttcaagaaattggaaAACCCGAAGTACAAGTCTTCAGATGCCACAAAGCTTCCTTACGGCATTGAGCGCGAGATTATCATCATGAAGTTGATCTCCCACCCCAACATCATGGGCCTCCACAACGTGTGGGAAAACAAGAACGATCTCTATTTGATTCTTGAGTACATCGAGGGAGGTGAGCTTTTTGACTACTTGATCAAGCGCGGCCGATTGCTGGAGTACGAGGCTATCAACTATTTCAAACAAATCATCCACGGCATTGGATACTTGCATCAATTCAACATCTGCCATCGCGActtgaagccagagaacttgttgcttgattttaacaagaacatcaagaTTGCTGATTTTGGTATGGCCGCTTTGCAGGTGAACGAAAAACTCTTGGAGACCTCGTGTGGCTCTCCTCACTATGCATCTCCCGAGATCGTCGCAGGCAAGAACTATCACGGCGCCCCCTCGGACATATGGTCGTGTGGAATCATTCTTTTCGCCTTGTTGACAGGCCATCTACCATTCGACGATGCCGATATCCGTAAACTTCTCATGAAAGTCCAGAATGGTAAGTTCATCATGCCCACGTCTCTCTCATGGGAGGCGAAAGATCTCATTTCCAGAATGTTGCATGTCAACCCCGCCGAAAGAATCCAGATTAGagacatcttgaagcaccCTCTTTTGACGAAGTATCCTGACCCACActctttgagctcaaaaTCTGCTAACGATTTGATTCTTCACTCCAACATAAGACCTATCCTGCTGAAGGACAAGATTGATAAAGAGATATTAAGAAACTTATGCATATTGTTTCATAACTGCGAGGAGGAACATATCATCAACTGCTTGTTAGCACCGAAAAGATCTCCCGAGAAAATGTTTTATTACCTCTTGATGAAATATAGAAACGAGCATTTGCTGAGCTCTCCTTCTAATTACGCTGCAgacgacgacgaagagGCGAATCAAGGAGAGGATATACCACGCTCCGGCTCGGTGGTGAAAATCACAACCACAGATTCGGATGGAAGGTCACAGACTTCCGTTAAGAAGGTGGCCCGCTCAACATCATTAGCTTCTTCCATATCCACAAAAAGCCGCAAGCGTCCGTTGACCAATGTCACCAACAAAACATTTACAGCCTCGAATGCCCGCAACAAACGTGCCACCAGTAGGCCCGCTTCAAGAAACGCGTCGAGTcgttctcttcaaagcaagCATCGAGTACTTCTGCTGCATAATCAAAACATTTCAAAGCCCTTAAAGATGGAGGACGCTAAACTAATCTCACGAACAGTGACTCCACACGCTAATCAATTGAACACCCTAGCTGCCAGCGAGGACAAGGAAAACATAATCGAGCATCCAGTTcaaaacttcaaaaaggCTCGCAAACAAGAGTCTGTCATAAGGGATGGAACTATTTTGCAATTTCAGAGAATTTGTCAGGAAGTGTTCGGCTCGGACGTCGATCACAAATCCGTATATGACATGACTTTGACAAAGGACAAGAGAAACCTTACCAAAGACACCATTCATAAGCTCGAGGTTCTCAACAACCGCATGAGCAAGGCGTCTTTGGTACTTCCGAAGCTTCCAAAGACTCCCTCTGCCACAAGCCATTTGGATGTCGTCAAAGAgccaaaattgaagaatacaAGTAATAATCTATCTCTGATTgaaaggaaagagaaggaattgGCCGCTTCAGTGCAGAAGAATAACGATGAGCGTGAGCTGATGTTTAAGAAaagagatcttcaacttgagaaaaccaacaaggagagaatgagacaatctcttcttttgaaggaaaaacTGAAGGAAGCGTCTCGAATCATCAACCACAATGCATCCCAAAGAGTGCTTTCCGAACCTAACCATGCATTTTCTTTGGACCCAAAGAGTTCCTTGCTAAGAGCAAAAACTTTAGCTTCTAGGACACCAACCCTATTGGCAAATCTGAGACAAGACAAGAATGCCATTGTTTTGCAGCGATTAGGTATCGAGGTTGTACAGCCTCGGAAACTtagttcttcttcgtcatcatttGTGAAAACTTCCACTTCAAAGGACCTCGCTGCTGCGCTCCGATCTAATTCTCCTAATCTCGGTGGTGATAATGCGATTGACCTAAACAAAACCCTTCCCGAGATAAACCAGGAGAGAACTTTATCAAGTATAAGATCCAGCGCCTCCAGCAACACAAAAGACAACGCTTCCAAACACTCAGGACCAAAACAAGGAGATCAACTCAGCGTGAAGTCattttcaacaaagaatAAAAGTAAGGAAGAAGCCATAACTAAGAGAAGTTCTGACACAACATCGGCTGACCCTGATCTCACTCGTATGAGCGTAAGAACACATCACGATTTGATCCCTAATCCTAGGTTTTCGAAATTTTCATTCAATGAGATTATCAAGGCAAATACTGATCCTGTTGAAAACACGATTCTCGAGGCCACGCGTAGCTTGGGTACCGTGAAGCGCTCAGCAAGGCAACCCCTCAATACGAAGCAAGGAAATGGATTGATAAGGAAATCTCCGACTAGAGACCTTGAGGGTTTGGGTATCATTCTTGATGCAAATCTGGCAGAGGTTTCAAAAGATGAGTCTAGGTTTTCCGGCGAGAAAAACTTCGTTTCGATGAATGTTTCTGACGATGAACCCACAAGTCATTGTACAACACTACAGAAAGATGCCATTAGTGTTACAGAAGCATCAGATTTTAGTGGAGGTGAGGAATTTGATCTTTCTGATCAGGCGGTCAAATTGGGTCACGATACTGATGCTCAACGTTTCTCTGCAGACGATTCTTGGAGTCATTCTGATGAAAGTGCTAATTtggaagaaaacaaagctGGCCCAGCCTCTTCTCGCAAAACTTCAAGGGACACCCTTGTGGGAGATGGGgttgaaagaagctggTCTCATAAATCGCACAACACATTGCTTCCAGAGGAGTTGTCCTCTCACGGCAATCAAAGTAAACGTCATTCTAATCTGGTCGATGATTCAAAGAAGTCTGAGTTTGGCCCACAGAATGCTCGTAACAATGTGCTTGATACATCCTCTCTTGCAGAGAACACGCATGCGTCGTTGCTAGGACGCGAGGAATTCATGCTGGAGCTGAATGGACAAGACTTTAGGACTGAACCCTTCTCGATTGAGAACAAGAGTCAGATTGACCAAGGCGGCTCACAAAAGAGTGACACACATAGCCTCGCAGATGATGGAATCGAAGAGATCGATGACAAGGTCAGTTTGGAAACTACATCTAAATCTTTGAACCGTCAGCGGCGTGATACAGTGGGATCGCTCCGGCGGTCTGCTGCCTCAACGCAAATCTTCAGTACCTTACATATGAAGGAAGCTGCTACACAAGAGACCCCGCCGGTAGTAGAGCCGGATCATGTTAAACATGAGGCTCCGTCGGGCCTGAACACTCCAGTCTTTGGTCAATTACCGTTGGGTGTCTCAGCTAAGTCACAAGAGCCTAATCCAAAGAAATGGAGTTTGATGCCCAAGAGGAAAGCTCCGTCTGTTCCTGGAGACGACGGTGTTAAGGAGAAGTCTAGAGGTCATAACAGATTCTCGGGAATCTCCTTATACTCGAATGCAAAGCGATTTGTGGCACCGAAGTCTGACGACTCGCCCAAATCGCCATCAGGCGCTGGCTGGTTCAAGCGCTTCTTCATGTCTTTATCGAAGGGATCTGATAAGGATGCGAATGACGGTGAAGTTCTGAAGGCAAACAAAAATATGCACATTATCGATACGTCTCTCGACTCAAATGATCTTATGCGTGTCATCAAGAACCaattgaaggtgaaggaaGTAGAAGGGTCTGTGACcaatgttgatgttgacgaGGAGTTTGCGCTCATTAGTGGAGTGGTACCTTCTCGCTACGCACGCGGTCGCAAGCTTCATTTCAAGATAGAAGTCATTGACTTGGTGAACTCGTCGTCCTTGCATTTACAGAAAGTGAAGGGCTCCAAGACCGGGTTCAGGAACCTTGTTCAGGTGGTGGATTTTGTCATCAAGAGCGAGGAGGATGCTGTTAAGCATGGCAAGGTCAAATCTACACACTAA